One stretch of Agelaius phoeniceus isolate bAgePho1 chromosome W unlocalized genomic scaffold, bAgePho1.hap1 SUPER_W_unloc_2, whole genome shotgun sequence DNA includes these proteins:
- the LOC143692730 gene encoding olfactory receptor 14J1-like yields the protein MSNSSSIRHFLLLALADTRQLQLLHFCLLLGISLAALLGNGLIISAVACGHHLHTPMFFFLLNLALSDLGSICTTVPKAMHNSLWDTSNISYTGCAAQLFFVLFFTGAELSLLTIMCYDRYVSICKPLHYGTLLGSRACAHMAAAAWASAFLNALVHTANTFSLPLCHGNALGQFFCEIPQILKLSCSHSNFRDLGLIVVSCCLGFGCFVFIVFSYVQIFRAVLRIPSEHGQHKAFSTCLPHLAVLSLFLSTIIFAHLKPPSMSSPSLDLALSVLYSVVPPALNPLIYSLRNQELKAAG from the coding sequence atgtccaacagcagctccatcaggcacttcctcctgctggcattggcagacacgcggcagctgcagctcctgcacttctgcctcttgctgggcatctccctggctgccctcctgggcaacggcctcatcatcagcgccgtagcctgcggccaccacctgcacacgcccatgttcttcttcctgctcaacctggccctcagcgacctgggctccatctgcaccactgtccccaaagccatgcacaattccctctgggacaccagcaacatctcctacactggatgtgctgctcagctctttttcgtTCTGTTCTTTACTggagcagagctttccctgctgaccatcatgtgctacgaccgctacgtgtccatctgcaaacccctgcactacgggaccctcctgggcagcagagcttgtgcccacatggcagcagctgcctgggccagtgcctttctcaatgctctcgtgcacacggccaatacattttccctgcccctgtgccatggcaatgccctgggccagttcttctgtgaaatcccacagatccttaagctctcctgctcacactccaaCTTCAGAGATCTGGGGCTCATTGTTGTTAGTTGCTGTTtaggttttggttgttttgtgttcattgttttctcctatgtgcagatcttcagggctgtgctgaggatcccctctgagcacggacagcacaaagccttttccacctgcctccctcacctggccgtgctctctctgttcctcagcactattatctttgctcacctgaagcctccctccatgtcctccccatccctggatctggccctgtcagttctgtactcggtggtgcccccagccctgaatcccctcatctacagcctgaggaaccaggagctcaaggctgcagggtag